The Drosophila yakuba strain Tai18E2 chromosome X, Prin_Dyak_Tai18E2_2.1, whole genome shotgun sequence DNA segment tcCTTAGATTTAGAAACAAAGCCTGCAGATAAccataaaatttaaatgtaaatagcCTCttaaaaaaccacaaaatgcTAGGCAATCGCAGATTTGATTAAAAACCTGGTTTCAAAGAAAAGGTAGTTATGCCAAAGTACGATTTTTGGGTATTATTTCGGCAATTAAGTTTATAGCACAGCTtccaaaaattgcaaatcaatttttttaacataaCAATAAGTAAGGCCCACTTTCATTTCACCTTGTCTcctttaaattcaataaaattgtCATAAAATCGCAACATCACAGCCAATTAAGCAGTCAACGGTCTCAAGACCTTTATTGCAATCCAATTTATGACTTTATACATCCATGAAAATGTGCTAGCAAAATGTTATACAAATCTGAGACCATTGCGATTGAGGAAGGAATGGAATCGTGAATGTCATAAATACGTACGAATATATCGTGCAAAATGATAAATAAACGCGTCTAGCaaacatttatttgccattaaaAGTCGAGCTTATTAATTATACGGATCGAGGtggagaaaaacaaaataaaaaataaaaaacaaaaaacaaaaaacccaaaaacaacaaaacaaaaatcaaatgaaaacaCCAAGATCGTGCAACTGGCAATGTGAATTTATGTCTGTCGTCAGGCGAGTCCCACTCTATACCCTCTATATACCCTATACGGATATACAATATACACCCATATGGCGAATTGGATGTCCGAATTTGCATTTCTGTTGGCTCTTTCCACTGCCTCATCGGGGTTTCTCTTGTGAATGGACCAAAGTGTCGTGTGTGCATTATATACAtccgatatatatatatatatgtataccgaatatatataaatcgaAATCGGGTTAATGTCCAAAAACTTGTTATGCGCAAAGCGAGAGCAGGGCGAAAATGGCCAGTGAGGCAAAGCCATCGAAAGGCGATGAGATCCCCAAGAATCAGGCCATTAATTTGGCAAAAGAGGAGCGCTCTTCCTGCAGGCTCAGGATATAAAAGAATGCTGCCAATCGTTTCGAAAACGCATTAAGCCATCGTCCGCAGGAGGAATCGCATTTCGGATTTCGGATACGCACTTTCCAGTCATGTGGAGCAAGTCAAGTGTTGTCATCTTGGCAATGGCGCTGCTAGCTTCAACTGGCGCCCAACCCGTaagccaaatggaaatggaaccAATGCTCACCACAGTAGCCACCAGTAGCAGATCCAAGCTGGTCATCGAGGAGTTGGAACCGATGCGGATTCACTTCGTCACGGAGCATCGACCCACATCGCTGGGCCAGAACTACTACCTGAAGCCGGGTGAGGTGGTGGGCAGTGTTGCCCTGGACTCGGGCCACCTGCAGGTGCGCCACGACCAGGACGACGGCAAGCCGGTGGCCAGCAAGCACAACATCCTGTTCGTGGCCTACGCCAAGGATCTGGCCCAAAAGTCCAGACAGCGCGAGTAATCACATCACATTGTTTTAGGGGGATTTttgacaataaaataaatagta contains these protein-coding regions:
- the LOC6524698 gene encoding uncharacterized protein LOC6524698, with the protein product MWSKSSVVILAMALLASTGAQPVSQMEMEPMLTTVATSSRSKLVIEELEPMRIHFVTEHRPTSLGQNYYLKPGEVVGSVALDSGHLQVRHDQDDGKPVASKHNILFVAYAKDLAQKSRQRE